In one Littorina saxatilis isolate snail1 unplaced genomic scaffold, US_GU_Lsax_2.0 scaffold_3457, whole genome shotgun sequence genomic region, the following are encoded:
- the LOC138955448 gene encoding galactoside 2-alpha-L-fucosyltransferase Sec1-like → MASMALYGMYFGINPPLLRHSGHQIMAVGNSSQDLSSFIPTARGHTDSFSPNKQKSTAGVTVESSGPFAHTLHPTEPHQASGQLLLSSPLGGGKPELENLPFGSKPGIQNPQTGGNGVVDGSGKRSLQKQPPPPPSQPPPSKLLCIKFTGRLGNQMFQYAAVLGIARRQNRISMYGASSDLSSSVQHPPVTPNAAQYSGRCRAAKRQWESSCCQVDNALLNLDPQLDYTIGQYLQSWKYFEGFEDEVKDAMRFKDSIQSRVDKTIAQLRKENSNKTLVGVHVRRGDYLRDLHVRMGYRTAPASYFKEAMSFMRKRFGSVAFFVSTDDQKWFRDSVTSDNDVIVLKRGGAAGDMALLASLDHVII, encoded by the coding sequence ATGGCATCCATGGCACTCTACGGGATGTACTTCGGGATAAACCCTCCCCTCCTGCGTCACAGCGGACACCAGATCATGGCGGTGGGGAACTCTTCACAGGACCTGTCCAGCTTCATACCCACAGCAAGAGGCCACACTGATTCCTTCAGCCCCAATAAGCAGAAAAGCACGGCAGGTGTGACGGTCGAATCGAGCGGGCCTTTTGCACACACTCTCCACCCTACAGAACCTCATCAAGCCTCAGGACAGCTTCTTCTAAGCTCTCCACTGGGCGGGGGTAAACCAGAACTTGAAAACCTTCCGTTCGGGAGTAAACCAGGAATTCAAAACCCTCAAACGGGAGGCAATGGTGTTGTTGACGGTAGCGGCAAACGGTCTCTTCAGAAACAGCCTCCACCACCGCCGTCGCAGCCACCTCCGTCGAAGCTACTCTGCATCAAGTTCACCGGTCGTCTAGGCAACCAGATGTTCCAGTACGCGGCCGTTCTGGGGATTGCTCGCAGGCAGAACAGGATCTCCATGTACGGCGCCAGCTCTGACCTCAGCAGCTCCGTCCAGCATCCTCCCGTCACCCCCAACGCTGCTCAGTACTCGGGCCGCTGCCGGGCCGCCAAGAGACAGTGGGAGAGCTCGTGCTGCCAGGTGGACAACGCTCTCCTCAACCTCGACCCTCAGCTGGACTACACAATAGGTCAGTACCTGCAGTCATGGAAGTACTTTGAAGGCTTCGAGGACGAGGTGAAAGACGCCATGAGGTTCAAGGACAGCATACAGTCTCGGGTTGACAAAACTATCGCTCAACTGCGGAAGGAGAATTCCAACAAGACGTTAGTTGGTGTTCACGTGCGGAGAGGGGACTACCTTCGCGACCTTCACGTCAGAATGGGTTATCGCACGGCCCCGGCTTCCTACTTCAAAGAGGCCATGTCTTTTATGCGGAAGCGCTTCGGTAGTGTGGCGTTCTTTGTCTCCACCGATGACCAGAAATGGTTCAGGGATTCCGTGACGTCAGACAATGACGTCATAGTGTTGAAGCGTGGTGGCGCTGCGGGGGACATGGCCTTGCTCGCGTCACTGGATCACGTGATCATAT